The following coding sequences are from one Arthrobacter crystallopoietes window:
- a CDS encoding antibiotic biosynthesis monooxygenase family protein has protein sequence MITEHALLPVRPGQEGAFEAAFREASAIISAMPGFGGLSLSRSIEEGSKYLLLVEWDRLEDHTEGFRGSAEYQQWKKLLHHFYEPFPTVEHYSKVVTAT, from the coding sequence GTGATTACTGAACACGCGCTGTTGCCGGTCCGCCCCGGCCAGGAGGGTGCTTTCGAAGCGGCCTTTCGGGAAGCTTCGGCCATCATCTCCGCCATGCCGGGCTTCGGTGGGCTCTCGCTGTCCCGCAGCATTGAAGAGGGCAGCAAGTACTTGCTGCTGGTCGAATGGGACCGGCTCGAAGACCACACCGAGGGCTTCCGCGGATCCGCCGAGTACCAGCAGTGGAAGAAACTGCTGCACCATTTCTACGAGCCGTTCCCCACTGTGGAGCACTACTCGAAGGTGGTTACGGCTACTTAG
- the idi gene encoding isopentenyl-diphosphate Delta-isomerase has product MNNLPSRESTVEQVVLVDDDGAAIGVADKSGVHTAATPLHLAFSCHLFNPDGQILVTRRALTKQTWPGVWTNSFCGHPAPGETTEEAVIRRAPQELGVAVSGLKPVLPDFRYRALDASGVVENEICPVYTAMLETDPQPTPDEVCEWRWTDPAALVRAVDAAPWAFSPWLVLQLPLLAAAEPELLGS; this is encoded by the coding sequence ATGAACAATCTCCCGTCCCGCGAGTCCACTGTGGAACAGGTTGTCCTGGTTGACGACGACGGCGCCGCCATCGGCGTGGCCGACAAGTCCGGAGTGCACACGGCGGCCACCCCGCTGCACCTGGCTTTCTCCTGCCACCTCTTCAACCCGGACGGTCAGATCCTGGTCACCCGGCGGGCCTTGACCAAGCAGACCTGGCCGGGCGTCTGGACCAACTCGTTCTGCGGCCACCCGGCCCCGGGCGAAACCACGGAGGAAGCGGTGATCCGGCGGGCTCCGCAGGAACTCGGCGTCGCCGTTTCCGGGCTGAAGCCGGTCCTGCCTGACTTCCGCTACCGTGCACTGGACGCCTCCGGCGTGGTGGAGAACGAAATCTGCCCGGTCTACACAGCCATGCTGGAAACCGATCCGCAGCCGACGCCGGACGAGGTGTGCGAGTGGCGCTGGACTGACCCTGCCGCCCTCGTCCGCGCGGTGGACGCTGCACCGTGGGCCTTCAGCCCGTGGCTAGTGCTTCAGCTGCCGCTGCTGGCCGCGGCCGAACCGGAACTGCTCGGTTCCTGA
- a CDS encoding cupin domain-containing protein, whose protein sequence is MRSKAIATVQIDNEQFRVTEWRFPPGTETGWHRHELDYVVVPMTTGELQLQTNDGDSVNQLTAGQSYTRAAGSEHNVVNPGPGEFVFVEVEAK, encoded by the coding sequence TTGCGCAGCAAGGCCATCGCCACGGTCCAGATCGACAACGAGCAGTTCCGCGTCACCGAGTGGAGGTTCCCGCCCGGCACCGAGACGGGCTGGCACCGGCACGAGCTGGACTACGTCGTCGTGCCGATGACTACCGGAGAACTGCAACTGCAGACTAACGACGGCGACTCCGTGAACCAGCTGACCGCCGGGCAGTCCTACACAAGGGCCGCGGGCAGCGAGCACAACGTGGTGAACCCGGGGCCGGGCGAATTTGTCTTCGTGGAGGTCGAGGCTAAGTAG
- a CDS encoding phosphate/phosphite/phosphonate ABC transporter substrate-binding protein — MPSKPKLKPLAFLSLAAASLTLTACGASSDAAEAGTASATCPGGAIQFGIEPYEDPAKLEPAYRVLANALAEELDCPVNVQVVEDYAAEVLAMRNGKLQLGQFGPLGYVFASQQANAEPLASFGTSDGELSGYTGGIWVPKDSPIQTVEDLRGKDLALGSVGSTSGDVLPRFALREAGIEEAELNMNYAGGHPEALLALVNGTVDAAQINSQTLATAEAEGSFDKSGFRQLWESATIPNDPITVAGDADPAFKQAVKDALLNLPPEAIAEVGAFLDVTPPGPMVEVSKETYQPLFELANTMGLTEEDA; from the coding sequence ATGCCCTCCAAGCCCAAACTCAAACCGCTTGCCTTCCTCTCCCTCGCCGCCGCCAGCCTGACGCTAACCGCCTGCGGCGCCTCTTCCGATGCCGCCGAGGCCGGCACGGCTTCCGCCACCTGCCCCGGCGGCGCCATCCAGTTCGGCATCGAGCCCTACGAAGATCCCGCGAAACTGGAACCGGCCTACCGCGTCCTGGCCAACGCACTGGCCGAGGAACTCGATTGCCCGGTCAACGTGCAGGTGGTCGAGGACTACGCCGCCGAGGTGCTCGCCATGCGCAACGGCAAGCTGCAGCTGGGCCAGTTCGGCCCGCTGGGCTACGTCTTCGCGAGCCAGCAGGCCAACGCCGAGCCGCTGGCTTCGTTCGGCACTTCCGACGGCGAACTCAGCGGCTACACCGGCGGCATCTGGGTCCCGAAGGACTCGCCGATCCAGACGGTGGAGGACCTCCGCGGCAAGGATCTGGCGCTGGGCAGCGTCGGCTCCACCTCGGGCGACGTGCTGCCCCGCTTCGCCCTGCGGGAGGCCGGCATCGAGGAAGCCGAGCTCAACATGAATTATGCCGGCGGCCATCCGGAAGCCTTGCTGGCCCTGGTCAACGGCACCGTCGACGCCGCACAAATCAACTCCCAGACGCTCGCCACGGCAGAAGCCGAAGGCAGCTTCGACAAGTCCGGCTTCCGCCAGCTCTGGGAATCGGCGACCATCCCCAATGACCCGATCACGGTAGCCGGCGATGCCGACCCGGCATTCAAACAAGCGGTCAAGGACGCCCTGCTCAACCTCCCGCCCGAAGCCATCGCCGAGGTCGGCGCCTTCCTGGACGTGACGCCTCCCGGCCCCATGGTCGAGGTGTCCAAGGAGACGTACCAGCCGCTCTTCGAGCTGGCCAACACCATGGGCCTGACGGAGGAGGACGCCTGA
- a CDS encoding DsbA family protein, with protein MTAKSSISLPNKIAIGLIVATVVVVIGIVALINTKDAATQTTPTEAAEVMRADSHRLSTAEDEKAVLVEFLDFECESCLAAYPFIEDLRSTYEGELTIVNRYFPLAGHPNSMNAAIAVEAAAAQGKFEDMYHRMFETQKEWSHSAESRAATFRGYAEDLGLDMAAYDDAVADPATAARIEQDKNDGTALGVSGTPTFFLDGKLIEPSSLEEFEQLVKDAIAN; from the coding sequence GTGACAGCCAAGTCCTCTATCAGCCTGCCCAACAAGATTGCCATCGGTCTCATCGTCGCCACCGTGGTGGTGGTTATCGGCATCGTGGCACTCATCAACACGAAGGACGCCGCTACCCAAACAACACCGACGGAGGCCGCAGAGGTAATGCGTGCCGACAGCCACCGGCTGTCCACTGCCGAGGATGAAAAGGCAGTCCTGGTCGAGTTCCTGGACTTCGAGTGTGAATCCTGCCTCGCCGCCTACCCGTTCATCGAGGATCTGCGCAGCACGTACGAGGGTGAGCTGACCATCGTCAACCGCTACTTCCCCCTGGCCGGCCATCCGAACTCTATGAACGCGGCCATTGCCGTTGAAGCAGCGGCAGCACAGGGCAAATTCGAGGACATGTACCACCGGATGTTCGAAACCCAGAAAGAGTGGTCCCACTCCGCCGAATCCAGGGCAGCCACGTTCCGCGGCTATGCCGAGGACCTTGGCCTTGATATGGCAGCTTACGACGACGCCGTAGCGGATCCCGCTACCGCTGCCCGCATCGAGCAGGACAAGAATGACGGCACCGCCCTCGGCGTTTCTGGCACGCCGACCTTCTTCCTCGACGGCAAGCTCATCGAGCCATCCAGTCTCGAAGAGTTCGAACAGCTCGTGAAGGATGCCATCGCGAACTAA
- a CDS encoding SDR family oxidoreductase produces MTQRVLVTGATGYIGGRLVPRLLEAGYQVRVLVRSPAKLEAVPWHDQVEIVEGDLGDAAAVARACDGVETFFYLVHSMGSGEGFERQELEMARTVADAAARAHVQRIVYLGGLHPEGVELSRHMRSRTAVGRVLLEGDVPAVVFQAGVVIGSGSASFEMIRHLTENLPVMPAPSWVRRKIEPIAIRDVLHYLVHAPEVPAGLNRTFDIGSREVLTYAGIMYGYAHQAGLARRRVYSLPIPAPKLAGWWVALTTPIPHSMAVPLVESLQHDAVAAEHDIDNYVPKPDGGLTGYRSAVQLALGKMASGEVETSWTNASQAPPSDPLPSDPEWAGQTVFVDERTRSTDVPPEHVWRVIEGIGGSNGWYSWPAAWAIRGVLDKLVGGAGHNRGRRHADRLVVGDAVDWWRVEAIDDSPAGKVLRLRAEMRVPGEAWLELSALAARSDDGAGDGAGAAATGTIYRQRAIYFPRGLSGKLYWWLVLPFHGLIFPSMARNIIQRAAAYRSSTSISG; encoded by the coding sequence ATGACACAACGGGTACTGGTAACCGGCGCCACCGGCTATATCGGCGGGCGGCTGGTGCCGCGGCTGCTCGAGGCCGGCTACCAAGTCCGCGTGCTGGTGCGCTCCCCCGCGAAGCTCGAGGCCGTCCCGTGGCACGACCAGGTGGAGATCGTCGAAGGTGACCTTGGCGATGCGGCTGCCGTGGCGCGGGCGTGCGATGGCGTTGAGACCTTCTTCTATCTGGTCCATTCGATGGGCTCCGGCGAGGGCTTCGAGCGCCAGGAACTCGAGATGGCCCGGACGGTTGCCGACGCGGCTGCGCGCGCCCACGTCCAGCGGATTGTCTACCTGGGCGGGCTGCATCCGGAGGGCGTTGAACTCTCCCGGCATATGCGCTCGCGTACCGCCGTCGGACGTGTGCTGCTGGAAGGCGACGTGCCCGCGGTAGTGTTCCAGGCCGGCGTCGTTATTGGTTCCGGCTCCGCGTCCTTCGAGATGATCCGCCATCTCACGGAGAACCTGCCCGTCATGCCGGCGCCGAGCTGGGTGCGGCGGAAGATCGAGCCGATCGCCATCCGCGACGTGCTGCACTATCTGGTGCATGCGCCCGAGGTGCCGGCGGGCCTGAACCGCACCTTCGACATCGGTTCGCGCGAGGTGCTGACCTACGCGGGCATCATGTACGGCTATGCGCATCAGGCGGGGCTGGCGCGGCGGCGGGTCTACTCGCTGCCCATTCCCGCGCCGAAGCTGGCCGGCTGGTGGGTGGCGCTGACCACCCCGATCCCGCACTCGATGGCCGTGCCGCTGGTGGAGTCCCTCCAGCACGACGCCGTGGCCGCCGAGCACGACATCGACAACTACGTTCCAAAGCCCGACGGCGGACTGACCGGCTACCGCTCGGCGGTTCAGTTGGCGCTGGGCAAGATGGCCAGCGGCGAGGTGGAGACCAGCTGGACCAACGCCTCGCAGGCCCCGCCCTCGGATCCGCTGCCCAGCGATCCCGAGTGGGCCGGGCAGACCGTCTTCGTGGACGAGCGCACACGCAGCACCGACGTGCCGCCGGAACACGTGTGGCGCGTGATCGAAGGCATCGGCGGGTCCAACGGCTGGTACTCCTGGCCCGCCGCGTGGGCCATCCGCGGCGTGCTGGACAAACTGGTGGGCGGCGCCGGGCACAACCGCGGGCGGCGGCATGCCGACCGGCTGGTCGTGGGCGACGCCGTGGACTGGTGGAGAGTGGAGGCCATTGACGACTCGCCCGCGGGCAAGGTACTGCGGCTGCGCGCCGAGATGCGGGTGCCGGGCGAGGCCTGGCTGGAACTGTCCGCACTGGCCGCCCGCTCAGACGACGGCGCCGGAGACGGCGCTGGCGCCGCTGCTACCGGCACCATCTACCGCCAGCGCGCCATCTATTTCCCGCGCGGCCTGTCCGGCAAGCTTTACTGGTGGCTGGTGCTTCCGTTCCACGGGCTCATCTTTCCGTCCATGGCACGCAACATCATCCAACGCGCAGCAGCATATCGGAGCAGCACGTCCATCTCTGGATGA
- a CDS encoding cation transporter, protein MPALKSDSRLVPSDERRRVLSRRIRFFVAATITYNVIEAVVALAAGTAASSSALIGFGLDSIIEVSSAAAVAWQFAGRDPEAREKKALRFIAFSFFALAAFVTVDAFRSLMGAREPDHSSVGIVLAAVSLAIMPLLSWAQRRAGRELGSRSAVADSKQTLLCSYLSGVLLVGLLLNSLFGWSWADPVAALVIAAIALKEGLEAWKGDACCAPGFHFDVDSDTENHAPSATTLSTSAQDASPRPNNTSLKLAAKPDSGSCSCCSHD, encoded by the coding sequence ATGCCCGCCCTCAAGAGCGATTCCCGGCTGGTACCTTCCGACGAACGACGGCGGGTGCTGTCCCGGCGCATCCGGTTCTTCGTCGCTGCCACGATCACCTACAACGTGATCGAAGCAGTGGTGGCGCTCGCGGCCGGCACCGCAGCCTCATCCAGCGCACTGATTGGCTTCGGCCTGGATTCCATCATCGAAGTTTCCTCGGCCGCCGCCGTAGCGTGGCAGTTCGCCGGCCGTGATCCGGAAGCGCGGGAGAAGAAGGCCCTGCGCTTCATTGCGTTCTCCTTCTTCGCGCTGGCCGCCTTCGTCACGGTCGACGCATTCCGGTCCCTTATGGGCGCACGCGAACCTGACCATTCGAGCGTGGGCATCGTACTGGCCGCCGTCAGCTTGGCGATCATGCCATTGCTGTCCTGGGCACAGCGCCGCGCCGGCCGGGAACTGGGCTCGCGTTCAGCCGTAGCCGATTCCAAACAGACCCTGCTTTGCTCCTACCTGTCCGGTGTGCTGCTGGTGGGACTCCTGCTGAACAGTTTGTTTGGCTGGTCCTGGGCTGATCCGGTGGCCGCCTTGGTCATCGCCGCGATCGCTCTGAAAGAGGGGCTGGAGGCGTGGAAAGGCGACGCGTGCTGCGCCCCGGGATTCCACTTTGATGTGGATAGCGATACCGAGAATCACGCGCCTTCGGCAACCACGCTGTCAACCTCGGCCCAAGACGCCAGTCCACGCCCCAACAATACGAGCCTGAAGCTAGCCGCCAAGCCGGACTCCGGCAGCTGCTCCTGCTGCAGTCACGATTAG
- a CDS encoding cation:proton antiporter translates to MFEAPSILFFEAGLAVFAAAILPKLLRNMPLSMPMVFLGAGILAFTLLRNLPDPDPVKYAEFTTHLTEICVIISLMGAGLALDRPFRWREWSTTWRMLGIVMPLCILVVTLLGLWVLGLGLAGAILIAAALAPTDPVLASEVQVGEPADAETDAYEDEVRFGLTSEAGLNDGLAFPFVYLAIVMSLVGTAPEAWFPQWFAVDVLWRIGVGVLLGFGTGKLLSRIFFAARYKSLRLSEHSEGFVALAATFLAYGVAEMVEGYGFIAVFVCAVTIRSAEHTHGYHKVLHSYVEQLERLMTVVILVLLGGAIARGLLAGIGWTEVLVALAFLILVRPLAGWLGLLGSRPGPRERLAIAYFGIRGIGSLYYLGYALSHGEFDAEARELWAVVGLVVAMSIVLHGATTAPLMNRLDALRKKEAVRRFGDENQAPNTTV, encoded by the coding sequence GTGTTCGAAGCGCCCAGCATTCTGTTCTTCGAGGCAGGCCTCGCGGTCTTCGCCGCGGCGATCCTGCCCAAACTCCTGCGCAACATGCCGCTCTCCATGCCGATGGTCTTCCTCGGCGCCGGAATCCTCGCTTTCACCTTGCTCCGGAACCTGCCGGACCCGGATCCGGTCAAGTACGCCGAGTTCACCACACATCTGACCGAAATCTGCGTCATCATCTCGCTCATGGGTGCGGGGTTGGCGCTGGACCGGCCGTTCCGCTGGCGCGAATGGTCCACCACCTGGCGCATGCTCGGGATCGTCATGCCGCTGTGCATCCTGGTGGTGACGCTGCTGGGACTCTGGGTGCTGGGCCTCGGGCTAGCCGGAGCCATCCTTATCGCGGCGGCGCTCGCGCCCACCGACCCGGTGCTGGCCTCCGAGGTCCAGGTGGGCGAGCCTGCCGACGCCGAAACCGACGCCTACGAAGACGAGGTCCGCTTCGGCCTGACCTCGGAAGCCGGCCTCAACGACGGGCTGGCGTTCCCCTTCGTCTATCTGGCCATCGTGATGAGCCTGGTCGGGACGGCTCCGGAAGCCTGGTTCCCGCAGTGGTTCGCCGTCGACGTGCTGTGGCGCATCGGCGTCGGCGTGCTGCTCGGTTTCGGCACCGGCAAACTCCTGAGCCGGATCTTCTTCGCGGCACGGTACAAGAGCCTGCGGCTGTCCGAACATTCCGAAGGTTTCGTGGCGCTCGCTGCCACATTCCTGGCTTACGGCGTTGCCGAGATGGTTGAGGGCTACGGCTTCATCGCCGTGTTCGTCTGCGCCGTGACCATCCGCTCTGCCGAACACACCCACGGCTACCACAAGGTGCTGCACAGCTACGTGGAGCAGCTCGAACGGCTGATGACCGTCGTCATCCTGGTGCTCCTCGGCGGCGCCATCGCCCGCGGCCTGCTGGCAGGAATCGGCTGGACCGAGGTGCTGGTGGCACTTGCCTTCCTGATCCTCGTCCGTCCGCTGGCCGGCTGGCTGGGCCTACTGGGCAGCAGGCCCGGACCGCGCGAACGCCTCGCCATCGCCTACTTCGGCATCCGCGGGATCGGCTCCCTCTACTATCTGGGGTATGCCCTCAGCCACGGGGAGTTCGACGCCGAAGCGCGCGAGCTCTGGGCCGTCGTCGGGCTGGTGGTGGCGATGTCCATCGTCCTGCACGGTGCTACCACGGCACCCCTGATGAACCGGCTGGATGCGCTGCGCAAGAAGGAAGCCGTGCGGAGGTTCGGCGACGAAAACCAGGCCCCCAACACCACGGTGTGA
- a CDS encoding phosphonate ABC transporter ATP-binding protein, protein MKARTSHQTGTSCLAEMPAPLDPFDTPLLNVTRLTKQFSGRTVLDGIDFSVRAGELVAFLGANGSGKSTTLRCVMGLTEPDGGSIELSGSDLSGLRGQHLLRARRHAAMVFQKIHLVPRRSALENVCAGGLARLSAARSLSPAFFPKGLKEEAMACLDRVGMADRALDRVGRLSGGQQQRVALARALCQRAQVVLADEPVSALDPHAAEQVMSLLGDLAHRENLAVAAVLHQPDLALRHADRAIGLLKGKIIFNDAVGNLTSDMQDLLYSPDRGEAA, encoded by the coding sequence ATGAAAGCCCGCACCTCCCACCAAACCGGCACATCCTGTCTGGCTGAAATGCCGGCACCATTGGACCCGTTCGACACACCGCTGCTGAACGTCACCCGGCTGACCAAGCAGTTCTCCGGCCGCACCGTGCTTGACGGTATCGATTTCTCCGTCCGCGCCGGCGAACTGGTCGCCTTCCTGGGCGCCAACGGTTCGGGCAAGTCAACCACGCTCAGGTGCGTCATGGGCCTGACCGAACCGGACGGCGGCAGCATCGAGTTGTCCGGCTCGGACCTGTCCGGCCTTCGCGGCCAGCACCTGCTCCGCGCCCGCCGGCATGCCGCCATGGTCTTCCAGAAAATCCACCTGGTGCCGCGGCGCTCGGCCTTGGAAAACGTTTGCGCCGGAGGACTCGCCCGCCTGTCCGCCGCCCGCTCGCTCAGCCCGGCGTTCTTCCCCAAGGGCCTGAAAGAGGAAGCCATGGCCTGTCTGGACCGCGTGGGCATGGCCGACCGTGCGCTGGACCGCGTGGGAAGGCTGTCCGGCGGCCAGCAGCAGCGCGTTGCCCTGGCCCGCGCGCTCTGCCAGCGAGCTCAGGTAGTTTTGGCGGACGAGCCGGTTTCCGCGCTGGATCCGCATGCCGCCGAGCAGGTCATGAGCCTGCTCGGCGATCTGGCCCACCGGGAAAACCTCGCGGTGGCCGCCGTACTGCACCAGCCTGACCTGGCACTGCGCCACGCTGACCGGGCCATCGGCCTGCTCAAGGGCAAAATCATCTTCAACGACGCGGTCGGCAACCTGACCTCCGACATGCAGGATCTGCTGTACTCCCCCGATCGCGGTGAGGCAGCATGA
- a CDS encoding MarR family winged helix-turn-helix transcriptional regulator, protein MPSSDSEGPSTPAAGGEAGRVSAEAGRVSAEAGQVPPGAGYPGRELMLLLQSFTTETDRYIDAMGRRYGMHRTDLMALSAVLEAQREGRTVTPGILSAQLSLSSAATTALVDRLGKVGHMVRERSGTDRRQVQLEITDSARTTGAEIFSPMVEELIQVVSRHSPEEIELLSTFMAELRDGLVRAREKAVRQEPSSSGSAAASSGS, encoded by the coding sequence ATGCCAAGTTCTGATTCCGAGGGTCCGTCCACGCCTGCTGCCGGGGGCGAGGCCGGGCGGGTGTCTGCCGAGGCCGGGCGGGTGTCTGCCGAGGCCGGGCAGGTACCGCCCGGCGCCGGCTACCCCGGGCGGGAGCTGATGCTGCTGCTGCAGAGTTTCACCACGGAGACGGACCGCTACATTGATGCGATGGGGCGGCGTTACGGCATGCATCGGACGGATCTGATGGCGTTGTCGGCGGTGCTCGAGGCGCAGCGGGAAGGGCGCACGGTCACACCCGGCATACTCAGTGCTCAGCTGTCGCTTAGTTCGGCGGCGACGACGGCGCTGGTGGATCGGCTGGGCAAGGTGGGGCATATGGTCCGCGAGCGCAGTGGAACCGACCGCCGGCAGGTGCAGCTGGAGATCACGGACAGCGCCCGCACTACCGGGGCGGAAATCTTCTCGCCGATGGTTGAAGAACTGATCCAGGTGGTTTCGCGGCATTCACCCGAGGAGATCGAGTTGCTGTCCACTTTCATGGCAGAGCTGCGCGACGGTCTGGTCCGGGCGCGGGAGAAAGCCGTGCGTCAGGAACCGAGCAGTTCCGGTTCGGCCGCGGCCAGCAGCGGCAGCTGA
- the phnE gene encoding phosphonate ABC transporter, permease protein PhnE, with translation MSINTKNRANDDADSRTVAKLAVPADPARGLRRSGLAAAVVVLVVLHVLAFQSTGFRPALLVQGWEGMARFIGDAFPPDLNWQDVLKPSLEATLVTLWIGLLGTTISIPTALLLAVLAANATSPNRAIYQAARSVLSFFRAVPDIVFALIFVTAVGLGPFAGVLALICHNTGVMGKLWAESMEEIDQGPQEALRTAGASRLQQVANATIPMATPQFIGLLLYRFDVNVRSSLVLGLVGAGGIGLLINQSIKSFQFDEMLTHIIVVLILIIVVDQVSAFIRRRLAV, from the coding sequence ATGAGCATCAACACGAAGAACAGGGCGAACGACGACGCCGACAGCCGCACCGTAGCGAAGCTGGCTGTCCCCGCTGATCCGGCACGTGGATTGCGCCGCAGTGGCCTGGCTGCCGCCGTCGTCGTACTGGTCGTGCTGCACGTCCTGGCCTTCCAAAGCACCGGCTTCCGGCCCGCGCTGCTGGTGCAGGGGTGGGAGGGCATGGCCCGCTTCATCGGCGACGCCTTCCCTCCTGACCTGAACTGGCAGGATGTCCTGAAGCCCAGCCTTGAGGCCACCCTGGTCACGCTGTGGATCGGGCTCCTGGGCACAACCATCTCCATCCCCACCGCTTTGCTGCTGGCAGTTCTGGCGGCCAACGCAACTTCGCCCAACCGGGCGATCTACCAGGCTGCGCGTTCCGTCTTGTCCTTTTTCCGCGCCGTACCGGACATCGTTTTCGCGCTGATATTCGTTACCGCCGTCGGCCTCGGACCCTTCGCCGGTGTGCTGGCCCTGATCTGCCACAACACCGGCGTCATGGGAAAGCTGTGGGCCGAATCAATGGAGGAAATCGACCAAGGCCCGCAGGAGGCGCTGCGCACAGCTGGGGCCAGCCGGCTTCAGCAAGTCGCTAACGCCACCATTCCCATGGCCACGCCCCAGTTCATCGGGCTGCTGCTCTACCGCTTCGACGTCAATGTCCGTTCATCCCTGGTGCTCGGACTCGTCGGGGCCGGCGGCATCGGGCTGCTGATCAACCAGTCCATCAAGTCCTTCCAATTCGACGAGATGCTCACCCACATCATCGTGGTCCTGATCCTCATCATCGTGGTGGACCAGGTTTCCGCCTTCATTCGCCGGAGACTAGCAGTCTGA
- a CDS encoding ArsR/SmtB family transcription factor, protein METIVYSSVLSRFCYALSDPTRARILLALHDAPTYPSDLAELIGVSRQSLSNHLACLRGCGLVVSVPEGRRARYELADPKLGHALTDLLGVVLAVDPACCSNSDAEGCC, encoded by the coding sequence GTGGAGACCATCGTTTATTCTTCGGTGCTGTCGCGGTTCTGCTACGCACTGTCAGACCCGACACGTGCAAGGATCTTGCTGGCCCTGCATGATGCGCCCACCTATCCGAGCGACTTGGCGGAACTGATCGGCGTCAGCCGGCAGAGCCTGTCGAACCACTTGGCCTGCTTGCGCGGCTGCGGACTGGTGGTTTCGGTCCCCGAAGGCCGCCGTGCGCGCTACGAACTGGCCGATCCGAAACTGGGCCACGCGCTGACGGACCTCCTGGGTGTAGTGCTGGCTGTCGACCCGGCCTGCTGCAGTAACAGCGATGCCGAGGGGTGCTGCTGA
- a CDS encoding Dps family protein, with amino-acid sequence MAAKDRSKAGFTVPGLSLEDGYKVGETLQMRLHALNDLQLTLKHAHWNVVGRDFIGVHEMLDPQIEQVRAMVDAVAERMATLGVSPNGLPGAMVKARSWDDYSIDRAGTAEHLAALNVVYNGVVADHRKAIETVGELDPITEDMLIGQTAELELFQWFMRAHLENAGGDLSTEGAKTEKDAATKAKSKDSKSK; translated from the coding sequence ATGGCTGCAAAGGACCGATCGAAGGCAGGCTTTACGGTACCGGGACTCTCGCTCGAGGATGGCTACAAGGTGGGCGAAACGCTGCAGATGCGGCTGCACGCCCTGAACGACCTGCAGCTGACCCTCAAGCACGCACACTGGAATGTGGTGGGCCGCGATTTCATCGGCGTCCACGAAATGCTCGACCCGCAGATCGAACAGGTCCGCGCCATGGTCGACGCGGTCGCCGAGCGCATGGCCACCCTGGGTGTTTCGCCCAACGGGCTGCCCGGAGCCATGGTCAAGGCTCGCAGCTGGGACGACTACTCCATTGACCGAGCCGGTACCGCAGAGCATCTTGCCGCGCTGAACGTCGTCTACAACGGCGTGGTGGCGGACCACCGCAAGGCTATTGAGACGGTCGGCGAGCTTGATCCCATCACTGAGGACATGCTCATCGGCCAGACTGCGGAGCTGGAACTCTTCCAGTGGTTCATGCGCGCGCACCTCGAGAACGCCGGCGGCGACCTCTCTACCGAGGGCGCCAAGACCGAGAAGGATGCAGCCACCAAGGCGAAGTCTAAGGACTCCAAGTCCAAGTAG